ctaactttggggaaaacatgttaaagtgtaattttattatttagtttgcctcgcgtccattagaaaacacagaggggcggctatactgggaccggccaccggggggcgatcgaggcgcgaaagcttcagtaaatgagagggagactgcaggcttgataTGCAccctaaaaaatgctgggttaaaaacaacccaagttgtgttgaaaatagacaaacacagcaattgagttattttaacccagcggttgggttaaatgtttgcttaaagcaacccaattgctgggtttgtccatttttttcaacccaacttgggttgtttttaacccaccatttttgtgtgtattattgtgtaatttaaaaaatatattattttttttatttaaattgtattatattgtatttaattaGTTATTTAGAAAATACCCTAATAGTATTTTTTCTAATTCtacaacattaaaaatataaataaataaaataattaacctTAAACAAAATGTGTGTCCATAAATCATGTGTCAATTATGTTACTGTCCCACACTTTTCATTTAAATTTGTAGAATTATAACCCACAACTATTTAAGATACAGGAAATTATGTCACTTTCCCTTAGTGATAAGATCTAAATAACTGAAAGGTATGTGTGCTGTCtctaagaaaatattttaaatctaaAAAGATCTTACACCATGAACTATAAAAAGTTGTCAATACTGTTACCATCAAACTCTGTAAACTCTGtccgggcagaaatcatgttcatggatgcggttattaatgttactgtggtatgaagcagagcagggccgagtgttgaggagctgagcaaggccactggagcaATTGTTAATTAAATGAATGCAACACACGGCTCgtaagcagcgggacttttattatgatgggacacagtcgccggcgcaatttctgcttttccggttATGAGTACGAGGTAACGCAGcttgtttatcatattagatacatttgtttaaaatgatgttgtgacgctactctgtgcgtttgctcagcggctactgtgacacttgttcacactgctaagagtaaagcgtttctgcggAATAAAACCAATGGTTACGCAGATATGACATAATTGACTGGCGACTCCCTCACatgtccttggttaaaataattttctcaaggtttacaaatagttgaaaacatttggaatactgtaagtactcaattgaacaaaatgtgtaatgtaaaaatgtataacactggccaagtgtttttcaaatattttactgtttttttttttacatagtgcacctttaaaaagcTGTGTAATCCAAATAGATCATCTTAAATTTAGGCTTTCACTTACATTAGGCAATGGCACATGGAGGTGTGCAATATTGTGCAGCCGCACACTGTGCTCTTTATGCTCGTCGGACACAAGTGTGACAGAAAAGAGCGGGAGGTGAATCAATACGAGGTGGAAGAGTTTGCAAGTGAATTGGGAGCGCCGTACATCGAGGCTTCGGCCAAAACAGGTCATAACGTGGCAGAAGCTTTTGAACTGCTGACCCGGCGCATTTACCAAGGCTATCTGAGTGGAGAGATGCGCTTGCATGAGAGCTGGGGCAAGATCCATAAAAATAAGCCAGAGGACAGCAACAAATGCGGTGCCtcaaagtcaacatgaaactgCATGTTAGCCATtcaaatgtaaatatgtattttgacaaaataaacaatgcaatacataaaccactaaaaatctaaattataaTCATTACAtatgtaatatttaaaggcacaatatgtaaattTCGCAGCAAGAGGTCActaattcaaaacaaaggcgtaacTTGATGACGCCTTGATTTTGCGGAATCTTGGGAGTTGTTGTGTTCACCTGTACAGCCTATGGAAAAGAAGCTGATGGGACTCAGGTAGAAATCATGTTTATGGATGAGCTGATGTATTAAAAATtgattaacgttactgtagtatgaagcagggtAGGGCTGAAAGCAGTTGGAGCGGAacgaggccgctggagcgattgctaatgagagacaaGTGCGACACACGACTCGAGAGCagcggagcttttattatgccgcagaCGACTAGTTAAGCTATATAATAATGATAGTTTTCTGTCGATGAacgtatccaaacagttgcttaCCCGtctaataaaaaacataatattaatatagtaaaacatatttggtgtttccatggtttctacaaaataaagctggaaatcgagggtaacgtGCATGATGTCTTTAATAGGCTATGCACAGACATGGTCCGTGTCCTGGTAAAAATTGCTCATTTCCCGGATGtgaacattcttggaaacatttgggataatataAGTAGCTAGCTACACAagacaacaaaatatataacactgttctagtggtttttggatattttaaatcttacatattgtgcctttaattacAAGTGCTAATGACTGTTACTTTAAATGTTTCAatctttttatttgtataaaaataaacttcatttaatttctgtttattAAATTTGACTCGATTATTCGATTTTGCTTTATGAGTAGTAGTAGCAGCCTACCTAGCTTTAACCAAGTTTGAATACATTTCACAGATTCCCTATCGAGATCAGAGCAGAAAATACAAAACAGTCAGTCAGCTCAGCATGATCTGCAAGTGAAGCTTGCACTTCCTTTCACGGGTGATGTTTGAGTCATGGAGGAGGACCGGCCTCTAGCGGCCATCAAGAAAAATGCATTACAATGAAGGAAACGgtacaaaaatgaataaattaaaaatatgataCTTAATTCCAGCAGAAGGCTACGAGGAGTCTTGGGTAAAGTTATTTGTAATATTagtacatttaattttattggACTAACGCAGTAGGCTAAATTACGAGTGCAGTTATGTTTTCTACCTCTGTCAGTAATGGACGTTTCATGCATTTCGCTTCACTGGATCCCCCACCCTTGCTAACCTGGTATGAACTACTTTGTCATGCCAAGTTTCTGAAGTGTAGGCCTACATTTCTGAAGAAGAGGACTTTTATGCTTCATTGCAAAAACAGCAGAAACACACTGTTGATAGCAAGGCCTTACTGGAGTTATTGGCTAAAGTAGTCCACTAAAGTAAATGAAAACAAAGTGAAACACTATTTATAGCCTAAATCGTGGGTGTCCTAAGGGAGTCTGTTCCATTGTTGTTCACCTCCTGTTTGGAAAGCCTTTTAATCATTTTGGAAACTAACCTGTAATGCACACTTGTGAGGAATACTGTGGGTTTGATTTCATCATGATGTTGGAAGTCTTCCAGACATCTTCAGAGGTTATGACCTGGGTGGAAGCGTCATGGTTGGCCTATTGAGAAATTCTTAGCTGAAATTTTTCTGCTCATTACACATGCTTTTCTGTGATGCATGCCACTAGCTGGCTTCAACAGGAAATGCTGGGCTTGTCCTGATATGATACCGCATGCTCATTCCCTCTGGTCTATGAGAAATTCCAAACTTTCATCTGGTATTTATAAACTCCACCCCTCTCATAAACCCTGCCCACTTACAAGTATGAACAAGCAAAGATTAAAGAAACAGATCAAGTAGAAGCTTCCACCGCTGAAACATTCACACAGATGCTGCTCTTtgcaaaaaaaacacagaagaaCCTAAGGAACTATGGGTTTATTTCTACctatgtttagcatgagaactTCAAGTCCTCTGAGGTAAGGGGTTCTCTGGTCAGACGTCCAAGGATCCTGCCTGGTGGAGTGACACATTTTTAGTGAACTCTAGCCTGTTCATTCATCACGTTGGTTCGGTTCTCAGGTAGTTATGGATATCACTTTGTGGCAGTACCAGTTTCGAATCATCATGCTAGGAGACTCCACGGTGGGCAAGTCATCCATGTTGAAGCGATACACAGAGGACCTGTTTCTGGAGTGCATTAACCAGACTGTTGGAGTAGACTTCTATGTACACTTTCTAGAGGTAGAACCTGGAGTGAGGGTCAAACTGCAGTTCTGGGATACAGCTGGTCAGGAGAGGTTTAGGTAAGTCCAAACATTTCAAGCTTTTCAAAGTTCTACCATGAATTTAATTACATTCTCCTAATCCAAATGGTATATCCACCATTTGGGTGGATATACTCCACCCAAAAatcatcatcatttactcacactcatgttGTGCCAGATTCgtctgtggaacacaaatagagatttttttttttttttttttttagaaaatgttcacaGAGAAAAAAGGTGTCAAAATtttacctttaggggtacaacagcttgtcactggggcagtaccctaaaaaggacatctttgtaccccTTTCCTTCTTACACTGTCAGAATTCTGACAGTTTAAGGGTGAAAGGgttacaaagatgtcctttttagggtcacgtggtaccctaaggtacaaaaccgaaaaggtactaatacgcactcttaaggTACGTATTGTACTCTAAGGTGCTAATATGCATctcctcagaaaaaaaaggtactgTTCTGTCACTGGGGAGGTACCCTATAAGGTACAAAAGGAACATATCTGCACTTTAAGGTAATACTAtaaacctttttgtggtaaagtacaaatatgtccttttaagggtactgccccagtgacaagctgttgtacccctaaaggtaaaattttgacaccctttttTCTCTGTGTGTATTCATCTTTGTAAGTCTATATTAAGCAAGTGGATTGTTACCCAAAACTTAATGCTTCaaccacacaaaaaaacaggaTGGTAATCCATACAAGCCCAGGTgatgaatcaatgtcttctgaagcAAAATGATAGGTTTGTTTAAGAAAAATGCTGTTATTCAAAATATCCTGTATCAAAAAAACGTTTCATATGTGTGCCATAAGTGATGTTCTCTGTAATTCCACGTATGACAGGTAGCCAGAAGTGCtggtttatttaaaacatttgtattttctcacacaaacctgTTATTCAGCTTCAGAAGACATTACTACATTAAAAGGAGTTGTCATGTTAATTTTGTGGATTTTTTTAACTTGCATTATATCAAGGGTCTCCAAACTTGGTCCTTCAGAGTTTAAACCTAACTTGCCTCGACACACCTGCTTAAAAGTTTCTAGTATACCTAGTGAGactttaaatagtttttgttttaattggggttggagctaaagtttgcaggacagcggccctctgGAAGCAGTGTTGAATACCCCCACCTTATATGGACTCACAAGAtgtattatttttcttaaaatCTCAGTTTGttttcaacagaagaaagtcatTTATTAAGTAAATGAGAGTATCCCTTTTAAGGAGAACAATCCACAGTTGTCCTGGTTTTCCCCTCAGGGTGACTTCTGTCCATTTAGTCAGAAGTTCAGTGTCTAAAAACAGTTTAAAGAAGTTGCCTTGCTTCTGTAAAACAGGATTGTGAAACATATTACTCATCACAGCACCAAGTATTCTCATGATACTTCCAGGAAGTAGGTTGGGTGGGGGGTTGGCCCAATTAATTTCCCCACCCTGGCAACAGTTCAGCCCATCCAGAAAGGACTATAACCCATCTAGCATCTTAGAGCTAGAGTTTAACCTGTTCACTGGTGCATAAATGACTTTAAAGAGAGAGTTTACCCAAACCTTCTGTTATTCACTCAACCGCATGTCAGTCCAATGATGAGTGTTGTGATGAGGGGGAGGAGGCActtaaaatacattatttatttaacaataaatATTGCTTTGAGGTATCTAGTATTTTTTTCCACTGCAAAAGCAGCATGGATGACCTGGAAAGGTAGAAGCCAAATCTGAATTGGCTTTTAACTGATCTTTTGAGGGTTTAAACCCCTGAAAGTTAACGTGATTTGACATTTAAGACTCTATGGTCTTTGTTTCATGTTGGGATTAGGCTTTAgatcaattaggacatttaagtagcttttataaactcAGCTCAAACATGTactttagtctgggactaggcttaagccttgtctgtgaaactgggggtATATATACCAAAATGTATATATACTTGTATTACTGTCATCCAGGGTCTGGGGACTGGCCAATTGGTAAAGTCATCACATCAATGCAGTGCTGTTAGAAGCTCCATTTCTCATAGAAACAGTCAGTGTCCTGAAATGCACACTTGGGACTGCACATTGGAGGGACCAATGCTATTTGAGGATAAGA
This DNA window, taken from Pseudorasbora parva isolate DD20220531a chromosome 7, ASM2467924v1, whole genome shotgun sequence, encodes the following:
- the LOC137083476 gene encoding ras-related protein Rab-39A, with amino-acid sequence MNLTDCRYHFKMIMVGDDSVGKSCMLPESTDVTIGMNCCDHVLEVEPGVKVNLQIWDTAGHEPFLAFTYIRQWHMEVCNIVQPHTVLFMLVGHKCDRKEREVNQYEVEEFASELGAPYIEASAKTGHNVAEAFELLTRRIYQGYLSGEMRLHESWGKIHKNKPEDSNKCGASKST